The sequence AAGGAGCACGAAGCGCACGATGTGCACCGTGTCTGCCCTCACCGGGGCCGACGCGAGCGTCCGCGCGTCTACGCCCGGGCGCGACACCGCGCGCCCAACGATCGCGCCGACGACTGCGATCACCAGCGCGGCGGCGATGGCGCCGACGGCTGAAAACGAGAGATGGATCGTGCGTCGGCGCGTCCACCACCCGCGGGCGGCCGAGTGCGAACGGCGCGCGTCGAAATGCACGAGGTGCATCACCCGCTCGGTGAGATCGGGGCGCGCCGGCTCGGCCGAACGCAGCGCGTCGGCGACGCCGCGGATGAACGCGTCGTCCCGGCCGCCGTCGTTCAGGTCTCGATCATCGTGATCCGTCATGAATGAATCCCCTCTCGTTTGAGGAGCTTCCGCAGCTGCGCGCACGCGCGACTCACCCGCATCTTGAGCGCCGGAACGCTGGCGCCCGTGAGCGACGACATCTCGTCGTAGCTCAGCTCCTCCACGTACTTGAGCAGAAACGCTTCCCGTTGGTCCAACTCGATCTTGTCGAGCGCGAACTGAATTTCTTCGAGCATCGCCGTTGTCTCGGCGGGTTGCTCGATCGGCGCGTTGTTCAACTCGTCGTCGTCGCGGACGAAGCGCTGTGCCCGCTTGGCGCGGCGACCGGCAATCGTGCGGCACTCGTTGCGCACGATCTGGAGCAGCCACGCCGAAAGGTGGTCGCGGTTCCGACATCCCGCGAGTCCCCGGAACGCACGCACGAACGCAGACTGCAGTGCTTCATCCGCATCGTCGCGATCGCCGAGGAGTCGTACGGCGAACCGATAACAGCGGTCGCGATGACGATCGACGAGGATTGCGTACGCGTCGGAATGCCCAGCGAGCACCTGGGCGATGAGGTCTGCGTCCGAACGTGTCTCCACTAGTAAAGGACTGTCGATGCCCCGGGTCGCGTCACGGGGTCGCCCGCTCTCTGTTGAGGTATTCGGGGACTCCGGGAAACGTGGCCGCAAAGAAAATGGAACGAACGATAGAAAATGGATCGTGAGGCAGCTTGGGCGGGCGGAGTACTACGCTCATGAAGACGCTGACAAAGCAGGACACAACGGACAAAGCACCGAAAAAAAATCAACGCCTTGGTGATGCTGGTGTCGTGTCCGCTGTGTTCGTTCTGTGTCCGCGTCTTCATGAACGGAGATACATGACATGAGAAAACGGCATCCGATCCGCTAGCGCAGGAGAAGAGACCGCCGGTGGTATTATCTTCGACCCTGTGTTAGGGTCCAGCACCGCCGCGCTTCCCGGAAATTCCCGGTATAACCCTTCTTGCAGTATCCGGCCTTGTCCCGCCTTGTCCCGCCTTGTCCCGCCTTGTCCGCCTTCCGCCTTGTCCGCCTTCCGCCTTGTCCGCCCTTCGTGATCGGGAGATTTATGGGTCAGAGTACTCCGGCGCCACTGCGCCTTGGTGGCGCGGGGCGCATGTTGCGCGCCTGGCGCGTGGTCCTCGCAGGCGCGGTGTGTGGGGGGCTCATCTGTGCGGTGCCGGCGGGAGCCGCCGCGCAGGTGGGAACGGCCGGACACGCCATCGGGCGCACGGCGGGCCTGGTGAAAAATCCCACGCTGGCGCTGGCGGTGAAGGACATCTCGGCGGCGAACATCCGGCGCACGGACTCGGTGTTGGCGTCGTTCGGGACGCGGCACACGTTGAGCGACACGACGAGTGAGACTCGCGGCATCGGCGCCGCGCGACGCTACATCTACACGACGCTCAGCGCCATCAGCGCGAAGTGCGGCGGGTGTCTCAGGGTGGAATACGATCCGGCCATGGTGCCGCTGCCGCGGGCGCCTAACCATCCGCCGGTGAAGGTGGTGAACGTTCTGGCGTGGCTGCCGGGGCGCGACACCTCGCGCGTGGTGGTGCTCACGGGGCATTACGATTCGTGTCGCTGCGCGCTCGACCCGATGGACTCGGTGGGCGACGCGCCGGGCGCGGACGATGATGCATCGGGCACGTCGGACGTGATCGAGCTGGCGCGGGTATTCTCGCGCCGCTTCCCGAAAGGCCTGGATGCGACAGTGCTCTTCGCCGCGGTGGCGGGGGAAGAGCAGGGCTTGTTGGGCTCGTCGCACCTGGCGCGGCGGCTGCACGATGCGGGGTATCGCGTGTCGGCCGACATGTCGGACGATCTCGACGGCAATGTCGCGGCGGACAACGGGCGCACGGATTCGACGAACATGCGGATCTACAGCGGCGACCCGGACAACAGCCCGGGCCGCGAGCTGGCGCGCTACGCGGGTGCGTTAGGCGCGCTCTACCATCCGGGCATCGCGATCATGCAGGTGTACCGCATCGACCGCATCGGGCGCGGCACCGACCACGAGCCGTTTGTTGCGTTAGGCGAGCCCGGCATCCGCACCACCGAGCGCATGGAAGCGCTCGATCGCCAGCACACGCCGAACGACGTTTTCTCGCATGTCAATTTCGGCTACGCGGCCAACATCGCGCGGGTGAACGCGCTGGTGTTGGGCGCGGTGGGCGCGGCGCCGGCGCCGCCGGACAGCGTGCGGATCGAGCGCGTGCGTCCGTACGGGCAGACGTGGCGCCTCACGTGGAAGCCCGTGGCCGGCGCCGCCGCGTACGAGATCCTGCTGCGCTCCACGACGTCGCCGGCCTGGCAGCGCGTGGTGGCGGCGGGTGACAGCACGTCGGTGGTGGTGGATGCGCAACTCGATGACCTGTGGGCCGGTGTGCGAAGCATCGGGCCGCACGGCGCGCGGTCGCCGGCGACGGTGGTGCCGGAGCCGCGCCCGCCCCGCCGCGCGGCGCAGCGTTAGGCATGCACGCGTCCGCCTTGGCGGCGCGGCGCGGAAACTCAGCCGGGAGTCGGCTCCCCGTTGCCTAACCGTCGCCAGTTTCTCGTCGAATCGGCCGCCGCCGCGGCGCTGGTGCTCGCCGGCTGCGCGCCGGCGATTCGTGCGCCGGGCCGGCGGCGGTTCGACCTCATCATTCGCGGCGGCACGGTGTTCGACGGCACCGGCGCGGACGGCATCGAGCGCGACGTCGGCATCGCGGGCGGGCGGATCACCGCCGTGGCTCGCTCGTTGGGCGACGACGCTCGCGACCTGATCGACGCGCGCGGGCTCGCCGTCGCGCCGGGCTTCATCGACATCCACTCCCACGCCGACGACGGGCTGTTCGTGGACCCGCTCGCCGAATCCATCATCCGGCAGGGCGTGACGACGGTCATCGTTGGGCAGGATGGCTCATCGCGCGCGCCCACGCGGACCGGCGAAGCGGGCGAACCCGCGTACGCCACGATGCGCGGCTTCTTTGCCGCTATCGACGCACTGCCGAGCGCCGTGAACGTGGCGAGCATGCTCGGGCTCGGAACCGTCCGGCACGTGGTCGTGGGCGACGACGACCGGCCCGCGACACGCGACGAGCTGCGTCGCATGACCGCGCTCGTCGAGGCCGCGCTCGCCGACGGCGCGTGCGGCGTGTCGTCGGGCCTCGAGTACATCCCGGGACAATTTGCTCCGTTAGGCGAGCTGATCGCCCTCTCGCGCCCGTGCGCGCGGCGCCGGCTGCCGTACGCCACGCACATGCGCAACGAAGACGACCGATTGCTCGAGGCGCTGGACGAAGCGATCGCCGTGGCGGGCGGCGCGGGCTGCCCGCTCGAAGTGTCGCACCTCAAGACGGAAGGCCGGCGCAATTGGAACAAGATCGACGAAGTGCTCCGGCGCATCCACGGCGCGCGCGTGTCGGGTCTCGACGTCACGTTCGATCGCTATCCGTACATCGCGTATCAGACCGACTTGGGCAACCTGTTCCCGGCCTGGAGCAAGGACGGCGGCAACGATGCCTTCGTTGGGCGGCTGTCGCAGCCGGATCTCGCGCCCAAGCTGCGGGCGGCGGCGGCCGAGAAGATTCAATTGTTAGGCGGATGGGACAACGTGCTCATCTCGTCCGTCGCGGCCGACGACGATCGCAAGGTGGAAGGACAGCGCATGGGCCAGTACGCGTCTTCGATCGGACGGGATCCGTTCGACGCGGCGGTGGGGCTGCTCGTGCGAAGCCATGGCGACGTGGGCATGGTGGGTTTCGCCATGAGCGAGACGAATCTCGAACGCTTTCTCGCCGATCCGTTGTGCACGATTTGCAGTGACGGCGGCGCAGTCGCGATTTCCGGCCCGGGTCGTTCCGGTCACCCGCACCCGCGCTCGCTCGGAACGTTCGCACGCATCCTCGGCCACTACGTGCGCGAGCGCCACGTGCTCACCCTGCCGCAGGCGATTCACAAAATGTCGGCGCAAACAGCGGCCCGCATGCGACTGCCGAATCGCGGACGAATCGCGCCCGGATACGCAGCCGACGTCGTGGTGTTCGATCCATCGACGGTGAGCGACCGGGCAACGTTCGCTGATCCGTTTCAGTACGCAGTCGGGGTCTCAGCGGTGGTCGTGAATGGCGGAATAGCGCTTCGCGACGGACAACGCGGGCCGAGGACGGGTCGGTCGATAGCGCTCCGGGCGT comes from Gemmatimonadaceae bacterium and encodes:
- a CDS encoding isoamylase early set domain-containing protein, which codes for MTDHDDRDLNDGGRDDAFIRGVADALRSAEPARPDLTERVMHLVHFDARRSHSAARGWWTRRRTIHLSFSAVGAIAAALVIAVVGAIVGRAVSRPGVDARTLASAPVRADTVHIVRFVLLAPSASSVSIVGDFNDWQRDATPLRPAGAAGVWAVSLPLPRGLHQYAFIVDGTRWTPDPATSTTVTDDFGTTTSVIAVGDAT
- a CDS encoding RNA polymerase sigma factor; this translates as METRSDADLIAQVLAGHSDAYAILVDRHRDRCYRFAVRLLGDRDDADEALQSAFVRAFRGLAGCRNRDHLSAWLLQIVRNECRTIAGRRAKRAQRFVRDDDELNNAPIEQPAETTAMLEEIQFALDKIELDQREAFLLKYVEELSYDEMSSLTGASVPALKMRVSRACAQLRKLLKREGIHS
- a CDS encoding M28 family peptidase, which codes for MLRAWRVVLAGAVCGGLICAVPAGAAAQVGTAGHAIGRTAGLVKNPTLALAVKDISAANIRRTDSVLASFGTRHTLSDTTSETRGIGAARRYIYTTLSAISAKCGGCLRVEYDPAMVPLPRAPNHPPVKVVNVLAWLPGRDTSRVVVLTGHYDSCRCALDPMDSVGDAPGADDDASGTSDVIELARVFSRRFPKGLDATVLFAAVAGEEQGLLGSSHLARRLHDAGYRVSADMSDDLDGNVAADNGRTDSTNMRIYSGDPDNSPGRELARYAGALGALYHPGIAIMQVYRIDRIGRGTDHEPFVALGEPGIRTTERMEALDRQHTPNDVFSHVNFGYAANIARVNALVLGAVGAAPAPPDSVRIERVRPYGQTWRLTWKPVAGAAAYEILLRSTTSPAWQRVVAAGDSTSVVVDAQLDDLWAGVRSIGPHGARSPATVVPEPRPPRRAAQR
- a CDS encoding D-aminoacylase, with protein sequence MPNRRQFLVESAAAAALVLAGCAPAIRAPGRRRFDLIIRGGTVFDGTGADGIERDVGIAGGRITAVARSLGDDARDLIDARGLAVAPGFIDIHSHADDGLFVDPLAESIIRQGVTTVIVGQDGSSRAPTRTGEAGEPAYATMRGFFAAIDALPSAVNVASMLGLGTVRHVVVGDDDRPATRDELRRMTALVEAALADGACGVSSGLEYIPGQFAPLGELIALSRPCARRRLPYATHMRNEDDRLLEALDEAIAVAGGAGCPLEVSHLKTEGRRNWNKIDEVLRRIHGARVSGLDVTFDRYPYIAYQTDLGNLFPAWSKDGGNDAFVGRLSQPDLAPKLRAAAAEKIQLLGGWDNVLISSVAADDDRKVEGQRMGQYASSIGRDPFDAAVGLLVRSHGDVGMVGFAMSETNLERFLADPLCTICSDGGAVAISGPGRSGHPHPRSLGTFARILGHYVRERHVLTLPQAIHKMSAQTAARMRLPNRGRIAPGYAADVVVFDPSTVSDRATFADPFQYAVGVSAVVVNGGIALRDGQRGPRTGRSIALRA